The following proteins are co-located in the Xanthocytophaga agilis genome:
- a CDS encoding glycosyltransferase: MTKPRLLYISINDGSDTRINKEVKTLSSQFDIIYIGIGKSTEQSFVKEYCRQFLVVKGHHKSPFVFLKYYLLFLRAFLFRPYQSIHVINENLLLIFFPFLWWSRKKIVLDVFDSIFLRAKNKNTWLASLCYKTPKVIIVTDDNRKQLLPTPFHGKTVVVENYPYRFREEVKKISNSDELLVFYNGSMSKVRGTELLLQLLRLDSALKVKMAGWVYDEMTKELSQHPQVEFLGVLPQRTTMQVASQCDYILSLYEPINENNINASPNKIYDAIQAGTPVIINQEVKISSFVKDHNLGYIMSSFYDSDYKQIMNDWLRLKKSYVFDTQLLEKFTWEAVEDKLLKAHHFRMK; encoded by the coding sequence ATGACTAAACCCCGGTTACTATACATTTCTATCAACGATGGGTCTGACACACGCATTAACAAAGAAGTAAAGACATTATCCTCACAGTTTGATATTATCTACATTGGAATAGGCAAAAGTACAGAACAGTCATTTGTAAAAGAGTATTGTCGTCAGTTTCTGGTAGTAAAAGGACATCATAAAAGTCCTTTTGTTTTTCTGAAATATTATCTTCTCTTTTTGAGAGCATTTCTCTTTCGGCCATACCAGTCTATTCATGTTATCAATGAGAATCTCTTATTAATATTTTTTCCTTTTCTGTGGTGGAGTCGAAAAAAAATTGTACTGGATGTGTTTGATTCTATTTTTCTTCGTGCCAAAAATAAAAATACATGGCTGGCGTCTCTCTGTTACAAAACACCTAAAGTGATTATTGTCACAGATGATAACAGAAAGCAGTTATTGCCAACACCCTTTCATGGAAAGACTGTTGTGGTCGAGAATTATCCTTATCGGTTTAGAGAAGAAGTAAAGAAAATCAGTAACTCAGATGAATTACTGGTTTTTTATAATGGGTCTATGAGTAAAGTGCGTGGCACAGAGTTACTACTTCAGCTTCTGCGCCTTGATTCCGCATTAAAGGTTAAAATGGCGGGATGGGTATATGATGAAATGACAAAAGAATTATCCCAACATCCACAGGTTGAGTTTCTGGGTGTATTACCTCAACGTACTACTATGCAGGTAGCTTCTCAGTGTGATTATATATTATCTCTGTATGAGCCTATCAATGAGAATAATATTAATGCAAGCCCGAATAAAATATATGATGCTATCCAGGCTGGAACACCAGTAATTATTAATCAGGAAGTAAAAATATCAAGCTTTGTAAAAGACCATAATCTGGGATACATTATGTCATCCTTTTATGACTCAGATTACAAACAGATAATGAATGATTGGTTACGCTTAAAAAAATCCTATGTGTTTGATACACAACTTTTGGAGAAATTTACATGGGAGGCCGTTGAAGACAAATTATTGAAAGCACACCACTTCCGGATGAAATGA
- a CDS encoding glycosyltransferase has translation MIGIVIPCYNEASRLKVTEFVQFNKEHMDYVLCFVNDGSKDNTLQQLETLKKACRYPERIEIVTLSQNSGKAEAVRTGINNLLNMVNIQYIGYLDADLSTSLEEYTYVVDYLSNNSVFSIVCGSRIKRMGADISRETYRHYIGRFIATLISTILRMPFYDTQCGAKVFTRNLAEFCFSKPFVSKWLFDVEIFLRMKIHYGAANVQQLIYEYPLQRWIHADGSKIGLKDVFYTPLQLLHISNHYNLFKRYKVEKSLNSKRSEESI, from the coding sequence ATGATAGGTATAGTAATACCCTGTTATAATGAAGCGAGTCGTCTAAAAGTTACAGAATTTGTTCAGTTTAATAAAGAACATATGGATTATGTTCTTTGCTTTGTAAATGATGGGAGCAAAGATAATACCTTACAACAACTTGAAACATTAAAAAAGGCTTGTAGGTACCCTGAAAGGATAGAGATAGTCACATTATCTCAAAATTCAGGAAAAGCAGAAGCTGTACGTACTGGAATTAATAATTTATTGAATATGGTAAATATTCAGTATATAGGATATCTTGATGCTGATCTTTCAACATCGCTGGAAGAATACACATACGTTGTAGATTATTTGTCTAACAATTCTGTTTTTTCGATTGTATGCGGATCCCGTATCAAACGTATGGGTGCAGACATAAGCAGAGAGACTTATCGTCATTATATAGGCCGTTTTATTGCCACACTGATTAGTACCATACTCAGGATGCCTTTTTATGACACACAATGTGGTGCAAAAGTGTTTACACGTAATTTGGCAGAGTTCTGTTTTTCTAAGCCATTTGTAAGTAAGTGGTTGTTTGACGTAGAAATCTTTCTGCGAATGAAGATTCACTATGGTGCAGCAAATGTGCAGCAATTAATCTATGAATATCCTTTACAACGATGGATACATGCAGATGGGTCAAAAATTGGTTTGAAAGATGTGTTTTATACACCTCTACAACTTTTGCATATATCAAACCATTATAATCTTTTTAAAAGATACAAGGTGGAGAAATCATTGAACAGTAAAAGATCTGAAGAATCTATTTGA
- a CDS encoding aspartate kinase, producing MQVWKFGGTSVGKPERMHSIKNLITKDGKQKIVVLSALSGTTNALLSIAESLYQNNDAEATQKIDNLYAHYELFIKELYKTDEAYKKGKEIIDNEFNFIRSLVKVKPFTLKQEKEIAAEGEILSTQMFTVYLEEEGVKSVLLPALEFMKIDADDEPMLDFIEEKLGEMLKYHADKEIIVTQGYICRNPRGEVDNLKRGGSDYTASLVGAAAYSEEIQIWTDIDGMHNNDPRIVKRTFPVREISFDEAAELAYFGAKILHPFTIRPARLRNIPVRLLNTMQPEAPGTLISNQTVNKDIKAIAAKDGITSIQIRSSRMLLAYGFLRKVFEVFEKHKTPVDMVTTSEVAVSLTIDNITHLEAIQEELERFSTVYVDKEQTIICIVGDFTFNKNGIVTRVLDALSNIPLRMVAYGGSEHNTSVLIPTEYKTQALNALNERLFFYEEAMKNIFTAP from the coding sequence ATGCAAGTCTGGAAATTCGGTGGTACCTCTGTTGGCAAACCTGAACGGATGCACTCCATCAAAAATCTGATTACCAAAGACGGCAAACAAAAAATTGTTGTATTATCGGCACTATCCGGTACAACCAATGCCCTTCTTTCCATCGCAGAATCTCTTTATCAGAACAACGATGCTGAAGCAACACAGAAGATAGACAATCTGTATGCTCACTATGAGTTGTTTATAAAAGAACTATATAAAACAGACGAAGCATATAAGAAGGGAAAGGAAATCATTGACAATGAATTCAACTTTATTCGTTCACTGGTAAAAGTGAAGCCTTTCACGCTTAAACAGGAGAAAGAGATTGCTGCAGAAGGAGAAATTCTTTCAACTCAGATGTTTACTGTGTATCTGGAAGAAGAAGGAGTAAAATCGGTATTATTGCCTGCATTGGAGTTTATGAAGATTGATGCAGATGATGAGCCAATGCTGGACTTTATAGAAGAGAAGTTAGGAGAAATGCTAAAGTATCATGCAGACAAAGAAATCATTGTAACACAAGGCTATATCTGTCGTAACCCTCGTGGAGAAGTTGACAATCTGAAACGGGGTGGCAGTGACTATACAGCATCGCTGGTAGGGGCAGCTGCCTATTCTGAAGAAATTCAGATCTGGACAGATATTGATGGCATGCACAACAATGACCCTCGCATTGTGAAGCGTACATTCCCTGTACGTGAAATATCCTTTGATGAGGCTGCTGAGTTAGCATACTTCGGAGCAAAAATCCTTCACCCGTTTACTATACGTCCGGCTCGTTTACGTAACATTCCGGTACGTCTACTGAATACAATGCAGCCTGAAGCGCCTGGTACACTGATCAGCAATCAGACGGTAAACAAGGATATCAAAGCGATTGCAGCGAAAGATGGTATTACCAGTATTCAGATCCGATCGTCGCGTATGTTGCTGGCGTATGGATTCCTGCGTAAAGTGTTTGAGGTATTTGAAAAGCACAAAACGCCGGTAGATATGGTAACCACTTCGGAGGTAGCTGTATCACTGACTATTGATAACATAACTCATCTGGAGGCTATCCAGGAGGAACTGGAAAGATTCAGTACAGTGTACGTTGATAAAGAGCAAACGATTATCTGTATTGTTGGAGACTTTACCTTCAATAAAAATGGTATAGTGACACGTGTACTGGATGCACTGTCCAATATTCCGCTTCGTATGGTTGCTTATGGAGGTAGTGAACACAATACATCTGTATTGATTCCTACTGAATACAAAACACAGGCATTGAATGCACTAAACGAGCGATTGTTTTTTTATGAAGAGGCTATGAAAAATATCTTCACAGCTCCATAA
- the serS gene encoding serine--tRNA ligase, with the protein MLQLNFIRENTEQVIKALHKKHFKQAEETVADLLDLDQRRRQAQNELDQTLAKANNLAKEIGGLMKNGQKEEAEKAKAEATSLREKSKVLEESLKELEQKQQDVLVTLPNLPHSSVPEGRSAEDNEVVYAHGAIPELGPEAVPHWDLIKKYDIIDFELGNKITGAGFPVYKGKGAKLQRALIQFFLDEAETAGYTEIQPPILINKDSGFGTGQLPDKEGQMYYATEDELYLIPTAEVPITNLYRDVILEPKSLPVKNAGFTPCFRREAGAWGAHVRGLNRLHQFDKVEIVRIELPENSYNALEEMSKYVQGLLQKLELPYRVLRLCGGDMGFTSALTYDMEVYSGAQQRWLEVSSVSNFETYQANRLKLRYRDENKKTQLLHTLNGSALALPRIVASILENNQTPEGIRIPKVLQPYTKFDMIS; encoded by the coding sequence ATGCTGCAACTCAACTTTATACGTGAAAATACAGAGCAGGTCATTAAAGCCCTGCACAAAAAACACTTCAAGCAGGCAGAAGAGACTGTTGCCGACCTGCTGGACCTGGACCAACGTCGTCGTCAGGCTCAAAACGAACTGGATCAAACATTGGCGAAAGCCAATAACCTGGCAAAAGAGATTGGGGGTCTGATGAAAAACGGGCAAAAGGAAGAAGCTGAAAAAGCAAAAGCAGAAGCGACTTCTTTACGTGAGAAAAGCAAAGTGTTGGAAGAAAGCCTCAAAGAACTGGAACAAAAGCAACAGGATGTACTGGTTACCTTGCCTAACCTGCCTCATAGCAGTGTACCCGAAGGACGCAGTGCAGAAGACAATGAAGTGGTCTATGCACATGGTGCTATTCCTGAACTAGGGCCAGAGGCTGTTCCTCACTGGGACCTGATCAAAAAATATGATATCATTGATTTTGAACTGGGTAACAAAATTACGGGTGCAGGATTCCCTGTATACAAAGGCAAAGGAGCTAAACTGCAACGTGCCTTAATTCAGTTTTTCCTGGATGAAGCCGAGACAGCCGGATATACAGAGATACAACCGCCTATCCTGATCAATAAAGACTCTGGGTTTGGTACAGGGCAGCTACCTGACAAGGAAGGTCAGATGTATTATGCAACAGAAGACGAACTCTATCTGATTCCAACAGCTGAAGTACCGATTACCAACCTGTATCGGGATGTCATTCTGGAACCTAAAAGCCTACCTGTCAAAAATGCCGGGTTTACACCTTGTTTCCGTAGAGAAGCCGGTGCCTGGGGTGCCCACGTGCGTGGTCTGAACCGTCTGCATCAGTTTGATAAGGTAGAGATTGTACGAATTGAATTGCCTGAAAACTCATACAATGCGTTGGAAGAGATGAGCAAGTATGTACAGGGATTGCTGCAAAAGCTGGAACTGCCTTACCGGGTACTTCGGTTGTGTGGAGGCGATATGGGCTTTACATCTGCTCTTACCTATGACATGGAAGTATACTCTGGAGCACAGCAACGCTGGCTGGAAGTTAGCTCTGTAAGTAACTTTGAAACGTATCAGGCTAACCGTCTGAAATTACGTTATCGGGATGAAAACAAGAAAACGCAGTTGTTGCATACACTTAACGGAAGTGCATTGGCTCTGCCTCGTATTGTAGCATCTATTCTGGAAAATAACCAGACACCAGAAGGTATTCGCATTCCAAAAGTATTGCAGCCTTATACAAAATTTGATATGATCTCTTAA
- a CDS encoding Gfo/Idh/MocA family oxidoreductase, with protein MKQIIQSFKTGETILEDVPRPLIRKGHVLIRTHRSLVSLGTEKMLVEFGRSSLIEKARQQPDRVKQVLDKIKSDGLIPTLEAVFTRLGEPLPLGYCNAGEVVEVGEGIADLKPGDRVASNGPHAEIVCVPRNLVTKIPDKVSYEEAAFTVIGSIGLQGIRLVNPTLGETVVVSGLGLIGLITCELLLANGCNVIGFDFDAQKVALAQDKGVHAFNLADGTDPVKTVAGLTEGIGADAVIITASTKSDELISQAAQMSRKRGRIVLVGVIGLDIKRADFYEKELSFQVSCSYGPGRYDEEYEKRGVDYPLSFVRWTENRNFQTILQAIAKGQLDVKRLITEAVDLSEYQKIYNNIGDSRSIASILQYPENSDWSTSVKIGQSTSDTKSKSGTGTIAIVGAGNFTKMTLLPALGKIKADIRHIVSASGVSGTHLAQKHAIAQSTTRYEDVLSDSAVQSVIITTQHNLHASQTVQALQAGKHVFVEKPLVLIEEELQQVIAEKEKSTLSVMVGFNRRFAPLSQKAKKLLGNTSEPVNIVITVNAGFIPANHWTQNMAIGGGRIIGEGCHFIDLVQFFAGSEIREVFASALGTSPSQNTDNTSITLKCLNGSQGVVNYFANGNKSYSKERIEIYSQGRVLILDNFRKLEGYGFKGFSSASGKQDKGHAAQFEQYIRFLKEGGTQPIGFQEIVNSTQATFAALKSLQSGEKQIIL; from the coding sequence ATGAAGCAAATCATTCAATCTTTTAAAACAGGTGAAACCATACTGGAGGATGTTCCTCGTCCTCTGATTCGTAAAGGACATGTCTTAATTCGTACACATCGTTCACTGGTGTCATTAGGAACCGAGAAGATGCTGGTCGAATTTGGACGTTCCAGTCTTATTGAAAAAGCTCGTCAACAACCTGACCGGGTAAAACAGGTACTTGATAAAATAAAATCAGATGGTTTAATCCCTACTCTCGAAGCCGTCTTTACACGATTGGGAGAACCTTTACCATTGGGCTATTGTAACGCAGGTGAAGTTGTAGAGGTAGGAGAAGGTATTGCAGATCTCAAACCTGGGGATAGAGTGGCTTCCAATGGTCCTCATGCAGAGATAGTGTGTGTACCCCGTAATCTGGTAACAAAAATTCCAGATAAAGTATCCTATGAAGAAGCTGCCTTTACAGTTATCGGATCTATTGGTTTGCAGGGCATACGTCTGGTTAATCCAACATTGGGAGAAACAGTCGTTGTATCCGGATTGGGACTGATAGGGTTAATTACCTGTGAGTTGCTGCTGGCAAATGGTTGTAACGTGATAGGCTTCGACTTTGATGCACAAAAAGTGGCACTAGCTCAGGACAAAGGCGTACATGCCTTTAATCTGGCAGATGGTACTGATCCTGTAAAGACAGTGGCCGGACTTACAGAGGGTATTGGTGCAGATGCGGTTATTATAACTGCCTCAACCAAAAGCGATGAACTGATATCGCAGGCCGCACAGATGAGCCGTAAACGCGGACGTATTGTGTTGGTAGGTGTAATAGGATTAGATATTAAACGGGCAGATTTTTATGAGAAGGAGTTATCGTTTCAGGTATCATGCTCGTATGGTCCTGGACGATATGATGAGGAATACGAAAAACGAGGGGTAGATTATCCGCTTTCGTTTGTACGGTGGACAGAGAACAGAAACTTCCAGACTATCCTGCAGGCTATTGCCAAAGGGCAACTGGATGTGAAACGTCTGATTACTGAAGCAGTAGATCTGTCTGAATATCAGAAGATCTATAACAACATAGGAGATAGCCGTTCTATCGCGTCTATTCTGCAATATCCTGAAAATTCGGACTGGTCAACGTCTGTTAAGATAGGACAGTCCACATCAGATACAAAAAGTAAATCGGGTACGGGTACCATTGCGATTGTGGGTGCAGGAAACTTTACCAAGATGACATTGTTGCCAGCTTTGGGTAAAATAAAGGCAGATATCCGGCATATTGTAAGTGCATCGGGTGTAAGTGGAACCCATTTGGCACAGAAACATGCTATTGCTCAAAGTACTACCCGTTATGAGGATGTACTATCTGACTCAGCAGTGCAGTCTGTTATAATTACGACTCAGCATAATTTGCACGCTTCTCAAACTGTGCAGGCATTACAGGCGGGAAAACATGTATTTGTAGAGAAACCACTGGTATTGATAGAAGAAGAACTTCAACAGGTTATAGCTGAAAAAGAGAAAAGTACCTTATCGGTAATGGTTGGTTTTAATCGACGATTTGCTCCATTATCTCAAAAAGCTAAAAAGCTTTTGGGAAATACGTCCGAGCCTGTAAATATTGTAATTACAGTCAATGCAGGCTTTATTCCGGCTAATCACTGGACTCAGAACATGGCTATTGGGGGAGGACGAATTATTGGAGAGGGTTGTCACTTTATTGATCTGGTACAGTTTTTTGCAGGGAGTGAAATCAGAGAGGTGTTTGCTTCTGCACTGGGGACATCTCCTTCTCAAAATACAGATAATACCTCTATTACACTAAAATGCCTCAATGGTTCTCAAGGGGTGGTTAACTATTTTGCCAATGGGAACAAATCCTATTCCAAAGAACGAATAGAAATCTACTCGCAGGGACGTGTGCTGATTCTGGATAACTTCAGAAAGCTGGAAGGATATGGATTTAAAGGGTTCTCTTCTGCCTCTGGAAAACAGGATAAAGGACATGCTGCCCAGTTTGAACAATACATCCGTTTTCTGAAAGAAGGAGGCACTCAACCTATTGGGTTTCAGGAGATAGTAAACTCTACGCAAGCTACTTTTGCCGCTCTGAAATCCTTGCAAAGTGGGGAGAAACAGATTATATTGTAA
- a CDS encoding tetratricopeptide repeat protein, which yields MAKKTPEATVNEPVEQPIKETPELNLEQAEDFVQRNRNLFLGGLAAVVLLVGGIFFYRYYTQNKETEAQKYMFRAVLYFEADSLTKALNGDGVNDGLLKIADEYSGTKAGKLAHFYAGVALLKQGKYDDAITHLKDFSSSDLLLQARAYSLVGDAYLEKKQPEEAISYYEKAANYEPNKFFTPAYLLKLGIAYEIAKQNDKAIETYDKIITNYEDSAETITAKKYKSKLQGLAG from the coding sequence ATGGCAAAAAAAACACCAGAGGCAACTGTTAATGAGCCTGTTGAACAACCGATCAAAGAAACTCCTGAATTAAATTTGGAGCAAGCAGAAGATTTTGTACAACGGAATCGCAACCTCTTTTTAGGCGGACTGGCAGCAGTTGTGTTGCTGGTAGGCGGTATCTTTTTCTATCGGTATTACACACAGAATAAAGAAACCGAAGCTCAGAAGTACATGTTTCGCGCAGTGCTCTATTTTGAAGCAGATTCACTGACAAAAGCGCTTAATGGAGATGGGGTAAACGATGGTTTATTGAAAATCGCAGATGAATACAGTGGTACCAAAGCAGGTAAACTGGCCCATTTTTATGCTGGTGTTGCTTTGTTGAAACAAGGAAAATACGATGATGCTATCACTCATCTGAAAGATTTTAGTTCTAGTGATCTTTTATTACAGGCTCGTGCTTATAGTCTGGTAGGAGATGCCTATCTGGAGAAAAAACAGCCAGAAGAAGCTATTTCTTATTATGAAAAAGCAGCTAACTATGAGCCTAACAAATTCTTTACTCCAGCTTATTTGCTGAAGTTGGGTATTGCGTATGAAATAGCTAAGCAGAATGACAAAGCAATCGAAACGTATGACAAGATCATTACAAATTACGAAGATTCTGCTGAGACTATTACTGCCAAGAAATATAAATCCAAGCTACAGGGTTTGGCAGGGTAA
- a CDS encoding glycosyltransferase family 4 protein, which produces MKILLCTNSFENVTNGPAKFANLILEINTLYPEHEIRIVTEDITKPHTNVYPVEVRLPRFLKLLSQFFRMFIYHNAAQKIQKEFAYDVLLYNNSFIGLWSAIVSKEPTVGMINDDNNIIIGWSNFKANSMWLKRFLFRKCEKLSVKYHQHILTNSDFLTEKVIAAYGHPQKVTRLYKSIDLSKNKFQADRPFLLPIRILFVKADFKRGNLQTLTDALALLDRFRFLVTVVGPEERFKPLIESYFIGKSNLQLDWKGEQSPDNVKQLMYECDIFCVPALQEALGVANIEALACGLPVVSTAVGGIPEVLDHGKNGWLVSPGNPNELSQVIENCITAIEQRKDKVSNGESFVKKFSKYVMYQELLAILQDVISHYTYRNASERTSSGS; this is translated from the coding sequence ATGAAGATTCTTCTTTGTACCAATTCTTTTGAAAACGTTACTAATGGACCTGCCAAGTTTGCTAACCTGATTCTGGAGATCAATACATTGTATCCGGAACATGAGATACGCATAGTAACAGAGGATATCACAAAACCACATACAAATGTCTATCCTGTTGAGGTTCGGTTGCCTCGTTTTCTGAAGTTGCTGAGTCAGTTCTTTCGGATGTTTATTTATCACAATGCTGCACAAAAGATACAAAAGGAGTTTGCCTATGATGTGTTATTATATAATAATTCGTTCATTGGCCTGTGGAGTGCGATAGTTTCCAAAGAGCCTACCGTTGGGATGATCAATGATGATAACAACATCATTATTGGTTGGAGTAATTTCAAAGCTAACTCAATGTGGTTGAAACGGTTTTTATTTCGGAAGTGCGAAAAGTTATCCGTGAAGTATCATCAGCATATCCTAACCAACTCTGATTTCTTGACTGAGAAGGTGATTGCTGCTTATGGTCATCCTCAAAAAGTGACGCGTTTATATAAATCGATTGATTTATCCAAAAATAAGTTTCAGGCCGATCGTCCGTTTTTGCTGCCAATCCGTATATTATTTGTTAAGGCAGATTTTAAGCGAGGAAATTTACAAACACTGACAGATGCATTAGCTTTGCTGGACAGATTTAGATTTCTGGTTACTGTTGTAGGACCAGAAGAGAGATTTAAACCATTGATTGAATCTTATTTTATTGGAAAAAGCAATCTGCAACTAGACTGGAAGGGAGAGCAATCACCAGACAATGTCAAACAGCTGATGTATGAATGTGATATCTTCTGTGTACCTGCCCTGCAGGAAGCACTAGGTGTTGCTAACATAGAAGCTCTGGCATGTGGCCTACCTGTTGTAAGTACTGCTGTTGGTGGTATTCCGGAAGTACTGGATCATGGAAAAAATGGTTGGCTTGTATCACCGGGCAACCCTAATGAATTATCACAGGTTATCGAGAATTGTATTACTGCTATTGAGCAGCGTAAGGATAAAGTGAGTAATGGAGAAAGCTTTGTTAAGAAGTTTTCCAAATATGTGATGTATCAGGAACTATTAGCCATTTTACAAGATGTTATCAGCCACTATACCTATAGAAACGCCTCAGAAAGAACTTCTTCAGGCTCCTAA
- the ribH gene encoding 6,7-dimethyl-8-ribityllumazine synthase: MATALKNLSEYELKNSVKIESKTFAIVVAEWNADVTEKLYEGAYATLIKEGAKPENIIRKNVPGSFELSLGAQWMAARNEIDAVICLGCVIQGDTKHFDFICQAVAQGITNVSLKYSKPVIFGVLTPNTQEQALDRAGGKHGNKGDEAAVTAIKMLGF; the protein is encoded by the coding sequence ATGGCAACTGCTCTGAAAAACCTGAGTGAATACGAATTAAAGAATTCTGTCAAGATCGAAAGCAAAACCTTTGCTATTGTAGTAGCAGAGTGGAATGCTGATGTAACAGAAAAACTATATGAAGGAGCTTATGCCACTTTGATCAAAGAGGGTGCAAAACCAGAAAATATTATCCGTAAAAATGTACCGGGCAGCTTCGAACTAAGTTTAGGCGCACAATGGATGGCTGCCCGCAATGAGATTGATGCGGTGATCTGTCTGGGTTGTGTAATTCAGGGAGATACCAAACACTTTGATTTTATCTGTCAGGCAGTAGCACAGGGAATAACCAATGTAAGTCTCAAATATAGCAAGCCTGTAATTTTTGGTGTGTTAACTCCCAATACACAGGAACAAGCCTTGGACAGAGCTGGAGGAAAGCACGGAAATAAAGGTGATGAAGCTGCAGTTACAGCTATCAAAATGCTTGGTTTCTAA
- a CDS encoding O-antigen ligase family protein → MLSATIPIETPQKELLQAPKNDWNWKLFVINISSVVISYWLAGLTGMVSNSITKPLRIVLLVGSLYYLFSMTRKQIFGVKGGNSWQMWVFILLNIYVIPFSFNFFSSFEKFFNLIPFLIYINYSILYLYRNIDKEDLLILILRVFNLVYGFPVIAFLFSGSLGEKDIYGDSVGGFANNHYGWACAMFLLTSLDLYRNDSSLSNKHLWFIRILTPLAIILLSISGSRSGYLTFSLGFLIFILRNSNTHLAIKLFSVLLVFLLIFQLYGDPESALNKRLNKTEKQLKEGESREKLANLCFESMSNYPETMLTGFGFYSFKEALLRLNPNYNPRKLKINLHNSYYELLFGSGYLIFVFFMVFFPLRTIWIFALKHSSKYVFLPPVILIPLFENNFNPGQFMFFPWFVIMFYYLHYSETQIPIYLK, encoded by the coding sequence ATGTTATCAGCCACTATACCTATAGAAACGCCTCAGAAAGAACTTCTTCAGGCTCCTAAGAATGACTGGAATTGGAAGCTTTTTGTTATAAATATTAGTTCAGTGGTAATCTCTTATTGGCTTGCAGGTCTCACAGGGATGGTATCCAATAGTATTACAAAGCCTTTGCGTATTGTGTTGTTGGTAGGTTCCCTTTATTACTTGTTTTCAATGACAAGGAAGCAGATCTTTGGTGTTAAAGGAGGAAACTCCTGGCAGATGTGGGTCTTTATTCTACTGAATATATATGTAATACCCTTCAGTTTCAATTTTTTCTCGTCTTTTGAAAAATTCTTTAACCTTATTCCTTTCCTGATATATATCAATTATAGTATTCTTTACCTCTATAGAAATATAGATAAAGAAGATTTACTTATACTGATTCTTCGTGTATTTAATCTTGTTTATGGATTTCCAGTTATTGCATTTTTATTCTCAGGCAGTTTAGGCGAAAAAGATATTTATGGGGATTCTGTTGGTGGTTTTGCTAACAACCATTATGGATGGGCTTGTGCTATGTTTTTGCTAACAAGTTTGGACCTCTACAGGAATGATTCTTCCCTTTCAAATAAACATCTTTGGTTTATTCGTATTCTAACTCCACTTGCAATTATATTGTTATCAATTAGTGGCTCCAGGAGTGGATACCTTACATTTTCTTTGGGATTTCTAATTTTTATATTGCGAAACTCTAATACACATCTTGCCATCAAATTATTCTCCGTTTTATTAGTTTTCTTGCTAATTTTTCAACTCTATGGTGATCCGGAATCAGCATTAAATAAACGATTAAATAAGACAGAAAAACAATTAAAGGAAGGAGAATCGCGAGAGAAATTAGCTAATCTTTGTTTTGAATCTATGAGTAATTATCCAGAAACTATGCTTACAGGATTCGGATTTTATTCATTCAAAGAAGCTTTGTTAAGACTTAATCCCAATTATAATCCGAGAAAGTTAAAAATCAATCTGCATAACTCTTATTATGAGCTTCTTTTTGGAAGCGGATATTTGATATTTGTATTCTTTATGGTCTTTTTTCCCTTGCGGACTATTTGGATCTTTGCACTTAAACATTCTTCTAAATATGTGTTTTTGCCTCCTGTGATTTTAATTCCACTCTTTGAGAATAATTTTAATCCAGGACAGTTTATGTTCTTTCCTTGGTTTGTTATCATGTTCTATTATTTACATTACTCAGAGACTCAGATTCCAATTTATCTAAAATAA